Within Gemmatimonadota bacterium, the genomic segment CAATCTTTAACCCTTGATCTTTGTACTGATTATAAACAGCCATCAAATCGGGAAACTCTTCAACACATGGTGGACACCATGTTGCCCAAACATTGACCAGAACGACCCTGGCATCGGCTTCTTTAACATGCTTGAGAATCTCCTCTGCCGTCGCGGGAATGAGATACTGGCCGGTATTTGGTGCGCGATCTGTCTCAGGTGCGTCGCAACTTATAAAAAGAAGAGCAATAAAAACGAATATATGACGTTCCAAAAAGACCTCCGTATTAAATCGCAACGGTATTATCCACCCAGAGCATCTTTATAGGCTTGCAGGCGCTCTTGTATGCCTTCGTCTGAAAGCGCGAGAATTTGCGCTGCCAGCACAGCGGCATTGCGCGCATTGTCAATACCCACAGTCGCAACGGGAACTCCCGGCGGCATCTGGACAATCGCGTATAAAGCATCAACGCCGTTGAGCGCGCCCGAAGCGCATGGAACGCCAATAACCGGCAAAGTAGTATGCGCAGCGACCACACCGGGCAGTGCTGCGGCCAAACCAGCACCCGCAATGATCACCTTCAGACCACGCGCCTTTGCCGTACTGGCGTATTCAGCGGTACGCTCGGGGTTGCGATGGGCGGAACATACGATCATATCGTAGGGAATCTGGAGTTCGTCGAGAATGGCGCAGCCTTTTTCCATCGTGGGTTCATCCGAAGAACTGCCCATAATAATGCCAACAACTGGATCTGTCATAAAAATCTCCTTTGGTGTTTAGATTTTTCTACTGATTCAACCGGCGCACGCGCGCAGGCGTGTGATCAGCTTGTGTCTCACTGGAAAAAATTTTGAGCGACCTGTCTTCAATGGGCAGGTCAATGCGGACGCCACCACTGCGATGGGATTCCCGCAGAGCAATCGCAACCTCGAGCGCATCGCGACCATCGGCTCCAGAGCAACGCGGTGGTCGGTTGTTCTCCATAGCATCAATCAAATCATCAACGGTGGTAATACCCTGGCCTACGGGACGTGCTGGTTGCGGGAAAGGGGACCGCGCGGGAACACCCCGGTTCCCCAAGCCGCCTGAAACCCTCTGAAAAAACTCAAACTCAAGCGCATCCGATAACGTGCGAACCCTGCCCTGTGTCCCAATAATATCAAACTCCCACGAAGCAACACCTGTCGATGTACCGCGAAGATACGCCCGAACGCCATTGTCAAAAGCGAGATACCCGTTGCCCATCAGATCGTCATCAGATGCGGCTTCCCCATCCGACGCCATCTCTCCAAAAACCCATGAAACATCGCCACCAGCGAGATAGCGAATCGTATCAATCGCATGACTGCCATTATGCGACAAACCACACTGGGCATACGCGGTAATCTGGAGAATATCGCCAAGCTCCCCAGCTTCAATCATTCGGCGGGCTTCACTGAAATAGGGATTGTAACGACGCGAGCAATACACGGCGATGGGAACGCCATTTTCCCGGCAAGCATTGACCATAGCATCGGCTTCTTCAAGACTAAAGGCAATGGGTTTTTCCACCCACAAGGCTTTCACACCGGCTTCAACAGCATCCAGTACAATTTGTGGACGATAACGCGCTGTGGTAGTCACACTGACGATATCGGGTTTTGCCTTTTCCAGCAAATCGCGATGATTGGCATACAACTGATCGCTATCAATACCCCACCGCTCGCCAAACAGAGCACGCTGCTCATCGT encodes:
- a CDS encoding Gfo/Idh/MocA family oxidoreductase, which gives rise to QHRGSRHRDSHGRSGGPPTYCAHPQTDLIAGADPHDEQRALFGERWGIDSDQLYANHRDLLEKAKPDIVSVTTTARYRPQIVLDAVEAGVKALWVEKPIAFSLEEADAMVNACRENGVPIAVYCSRRYNPYFSEARRMIEAGELGDILQITAYAQCGLSHNGSHAIDTIRYLAGGDVSWVFGEMASDGEAASDDDLMGNGYLAFDNGVRAYLRGTSTGVASWEFDIIGTQGRVRTLSDALEFEFFQRVSGGLGNRGVPARSPFPQPARPVGQGITTVDDLIDAMENNRPPRCSGADGRDALEVAIALRESHRSGGVRIDLPIEDRSLKIFSSETQADHTPARVRRLNQ
- the purE gene encoding 5-(carboxyamino)imidazole ribonucleotide mutase, coding for MTDPVVGIIMGSSSDEPTMEKGCAILDELQIPYDMIVCSAHRNPERTAEYASTAKARGLKVIIAGAGLAAALPGVVAAHTTLPVIGVPCASGALNGVDALYAIVQMPPGVPVATVGIDNARNAAVLAAQILALSDEGIQERLQAYKDALGG